One region of Agrobacterium tumefaciens genomic DNA includes:
- a CDS encoding ABC transporter ATP-binding protein, translating to MADTGACALEADDIHKSFGTHEVLKGVSLKAHKGDVISIIGSSGSGKSTFLRCINFLETPDRGRVIVNGEEIAMKIGRDGKAVPKSWRQVEKLRTGLGMVFQNFNLWAHRTVLENVIEAPVHVLGVKRQEAVEKAEALLNKVGLYDKKNAYPAFLSGGQQQRAAIARALCVEPAVMLFDEPTSALDPELVGEVLKVIRDLAEEGRTMLLVTHEMRFARDVSTEVMFLHQGRVEEAGPPAQVFGNPASARCREFTGALA from the coding sequence ATGGCAGATACAGGCGCCTGTGCGCTCGAAGCGGATGACATCCACAAGAGCTTCGGCACACACGAAGTTTTGAAGGGCGTTTCGCTGAAGGCCCACAAAGGCGATGTGATATCGATCATCGGCTCGTCCGGTTCCGGCAAGAGTACCTTCCTGCGCTGCATCAACTTTCTCGAAACGCCGGATCGCGGCCGGGTCATCGTCAATGGCGAGGAGATCGCCATGAAGATTGGCAGGGACGGCAAGGCTGTGCCGAAAAGCTGGCGGCAAGTGGAAAAGCTGCGTACAGGGCTTGGCATGGTGTTCCAGAATTTCAATCTCTGGGCCCACCGCACCGTTCTGGAAAATGTCATCGAAGCGCCTGTTCACGTTCTCGGCGTCAAGCGGCAGGAGGCGGTGGAAAAGGCCGAAGCCCTGCTGAACAAGGTTGGCCTTTACGACAAGAAAAATGCCTATCCGGCGTTCCTCTCCGGCGGGCAGCAGCAGCGCGCCGCGATTGCGCGCGCGCTCTGCGTGGAGCCGGCGGTGATGCTGTTCGACGAACCCACCTCGGCGCTCGATCCGGAACTTGTGGGCGAGGTGCTGAAGGTCATCCGCGATCTGGCCGAGGAAGGCCGCACCATGCTGCTCGTTACTCACGAGATGCGCTTTGCGCGCGATGTTTCCACCGAGGTGATGTTTCTGCATCAGGGCCGGGTGGAGGAAGCGGGGCCACCGGCGCAGGTGTTCGGCAATCCCGCAAGCGCCCGTTGCAGGGAATTTACGGGCGCGCTGGCGTGA
- a CDS encoding transporter substrate-binding domain-containing protein produces the protein MKFFATLLAGTAFAVSAFTASADVRFGIMNESYPPFFAKDASGKWQGWEIDLMDAVCAEMKEKCSIVELSWDGLIPALQTKKFDVIWSSMSNTEEREKVIDFTNKYYNTPSKLIGAKDGKPGAAPEDVKGKTIGIQVATIQSEYYKKYFAAVADEKTYQTLDEAFQDLAAGRIDYVFGDSLVLDAFVKSDAGKDCCADMGNVADDKEILGLGVSGGLRKDDTELKNKLNAALAAVRASGKYDEITKKYFSFDIYGK, from the coding sequence ATGAAATTCTTCGCCACGCTGCTTGCCGGAACGGCATTTGCGGTTTCCGCCTTCACCGCCAGCGCCGATGTCCGCTTCGGCATCATGAACGAATCCTACCCACCCTTCTTCGCCAAGGATGCCAGCGGAAAGTGGCAGGGCTGGGAAATCGATCTCATGGACGCCGTCTGCGCGGAAATGAAGGAAAAATGCTCGATCGTCGAGCTTTCCTGGGATGGCCTCATCCCGGCTCTGCAGACGAAGAAGTTCGATGTTATCTGGTCGTCCATGTCCAACACGGAAGAACGCGAGAAGGTCATCGATTTCACCAACAAATATTACAACACGCCGAGCAAGCTGATCGGCGCCAAGGATGGCAAGCCGGGTGCGGCGCCGGAAGACGTCAAGGGCAAGACCATCGGTATTCAGGTCGCGACCATCCAGTCCGAATATTACAAGAAATATTTCGCTGCTGTCGCAGACGAAAAGACCTATCAGACGCTGGACGAGGCGTTTCAGGATCTCGCAGCCGGCCGTATCGACTACGTGTTCGGCGACTCGCTCGTTCTCGATGCCTTCGTGAAGAGCGATGCCGGCAAGGATTGCTGCGCCGACATGGGCAACGTTGCGGATGACAAGGAAATCCTCGGCCTTGGCGTTTCCGGCGGCCTGCGCAAGGACGACACCGAACTCAAGAACAAGCTGAACGCTGCTCTCGCTGCCGTTCGCGCCAGCGGGAAGTATGACGAGATCACCAAGAAATACTTCAGCTTCGATATCTACGGTAAGTAA
- a CDS encoding ABC transporter permease, whose translation MASLETTLQLLSPYPPGWGGTLLKGAASTLAISAGAYLIGIVIGLAGALGKLSGNRPLGLLLNLYTTAIRAVPELILIVGLYYAGTDGLNRLLQLAGLPPLEVNGFVAAVAVLGFVQGAYMTEVLRGAILAIPNGQIEAARAFGMSPALRFRRVVLPALLPNALPGLANLWLAVTKDSALVAVVGYQELALATRLAGASTKQYFLFFLAAALLYLAITLVSNLVFSLLERRVRRGQPALA comes from the coding sequence ATGGCAAGCCTTGAAACCACGCTGCAACTGCTGTCACCCTATCCTCCGGGATGGGGCGGCACCCTTTTGAAGGGTGCGGCGTCGACGCTTGCCATTTCCGCCGGTGCCTATCTGATCGGCATCGTCATCGGGCTTGCCGGTGCACTTGGCAAGCTCTCCGGCAACAGGCCGCTTGGCCTTCTGCTCAATCTCTACACGACGGCAATCCGCGCCGTTCCCGAACTGATCCTCATCGTCGGGCTTTATTACGCCGGCACTGATGGCCTGAACCGGCTGCTACAACTGGCAGGCCTGCCGCCTTTGGAAGTGAACGGTTTCGTTGCCGCTGTTGCGGTTCTGGGTTTCGTGCAGGGTGCCTATATGACCGAGGTGCTGCGCGGTGCGATCCTTGCCATTCCGAACGGGCAGATCGAGGCGGCGCGCGCCTTCGGCATGTCGCCGGCCTTGCGTTTCCGCCGTGTGGTCTTGCCGGCACTGTTGCCGAACGCCCTGCCGGGCCTTGCCAATCTCTGGCTTGCGGTAACGAAGGATAGCGCGCTGGTGGCGGTTGTCGGTTATCAGGAGCTGGCGCTTGCGACACGGCTGGCGGGCGCCAGCACCAAGCAATATTTCCTGTTCTTTCTTGCCGCAGCCCTGCTTTACCTTGCCATTACGCTGGTTTCCAACCTCGTCTTTTCGCTCCTGGAGCGCCGTGTGCGGCGCGGCCAGCCGGCGTTGGCATAA